A part of Rhinoderma darwinii isolate aRhiDar2 chromosome 1, aRhiDar2.hap1, whole genome shotgun sequence genomic DNA contains:
- the LOC142747999 gene encoding uncharacterized protein LOC142747999, with protein sequence MKVWWNKTFLENYIQRSLVPRGLRIQIFPSFPIIEEGFISKWEEVCNQGSKKFMELLVDLNQKMILSMDEEIESVQAQLFPLMSMDNMSKFKHNLDAQFVEWEKDIQEIKSKKFSRDIGDFQNNKVYRWRRNQVLGGRSRTPSLSSVSSQSETDNVPYRSNFNTRPKRKLAQRQVANKKRPDVRDQSSHLKVINLSTHVFSNIDLELIAKGLTFSPSAGFDMFSAVKDLHIFGRSLIFKKWFDKQVDSEHFPTSEEQQALKALEDLLDEHKNDEVADPSYRLNFCKQ encoded by the coding sequence ATGAAAGTGTGGTGGAATAAAACCTTCCTGGAAAATTATATCCAGAGAAGCCTTGTCCCGAGGGGTCTGAGAATTCAGATCTTCCCATCCTTTCCTATCATTGAAGAAGGGTTCATTTCTAAATGGGAAGAGGTATGCAACCAGGGCTCCAAGAAATTTATGGAGCTTCTAGTTGACCTCAATCAAAAAATGATACTGTCTATGGATGAAGAAATAGAAAGTGTTCAGGCCCAACTGTTCCCACTTATGTCCATGGACAACATGTCCAAATTCAAACATAATCTTGATGCCCAATTTGTGGAGTGGGAAAAAGATATTCAGGAAATTAAATCTAAAAAGTTCTCTAGAGATATTGGGGATTTCCAGAACAACAAAGTATATAGGTGGAGAAGAAATCAGGTCCTAGGAGGCCGTAGTCGTACCCCTTCTCTTTCCTCTGTGTCTTCTCAGAGTGAAACTGATAATGTGCCCTATAGATCGAACTTCAATACTCGACCCAAAAGAAAATTAGCACAAAGACAAGTGGCCAATAAAAAGCGACCAGATGTACGAGACCAAAGCAGCCACCTAAAGGTAATAAATCTGTCAACACATGTGTTTTCTAACATTGATTTAGAATTAATAGCTAAGGGGTTAACCTTTTCACCAAGCGCTGGCTTTGACATGTTTTCAGCAGTGAAAGACCTACATATCTTCGGTCGTTCACTTATCTTCAAAAAATGGTTTGACAAACAGGTGGATAGTGAACATTTTCCAACATCAGAGGAACAGCAGGCATTAAAAGCATTAGAAGATCTTTTGGATGAGCACAAGAACGATGAAGTT